From Plasmodium chabaudi chabaudi strain AS genome assembly, chromosome: 12, the proteins below share one genomic window:
- a CDS encoding thioredoxin-like protein, putative (term=annotation;date=20151026;qualifier=removed_product=conserved Plasmodium protein, unknown function;qualifier=added_product=thioredoxin-like protein, putative;qualifier=added_gene_name=atrx2;qualifier=added_literature=pmid:22144892;qualifier=added_GO:0020011;curatorName=ucb@sanger.ac.uk;~;query 1-19; ~;query 20-42; ~;query 43-202; ~;query 175-175;GPI_cleavage_site_score=0.24000001;~tmhmm; query 1-203; ~iprscan;InterPro:IPR036249 : Thioredoxin-like superfamily;Superfamily:SSF52833; score=2.98E-8;query 93-154;description=Thioredoxin-like superfamily), with protein MHVYIYLYMSQTRVLRRMFFLPLFTTTIIYLFIQNSILNYIFIKNHNVVNCLSKRNPTIWNTILSEKTLSTNNKNVMREKNGSVRKRNKINSLFFLNLKKKKIPHLLAFHSEDCEYCNSMEPLLKKLKEEEGIEFLKLEMYENSYNFELLQQLDYNNLCGGLPYYYNLKTHYNICGATTYHNLRKWAFDKKCNPNEPPNEEI; from the exons atgcatgtatatatttatttatatatgtctCAAACAAGAGTTTTAAGACGGATGTTTTTTCTACCCCTTTTTACGACTACAATCatttatctttttattCAAAACTCTATactaaattatatatttataaaaaatcacAATGTAGTAAATTGTTTAAGTAAAAGAAATCCAACCATTTGGAATACCATATTATCAGAAAAAACGCTATCcacaaataataagaatGTGATGAGGGAAAAAAATGGGAGTGTTcgaaaaagaaacaaaataaattcgctattttttcttaatttaaaaaaaaaaaaaataccgCATCTTTTAGCTTTTCATAGTGAAGACTGTGAATATTGCAACAGCATGGAGCcattactaaaaaaattgaaggAGGAAGAAGGtattgaatttttaaaattagaaatgtatgaaaattcatataattttgaattattacaACAATtagattataataatttatgtgGTGGATTaccatattattataatttgaaaacacattataatatttgtgGAGCAACTACTTATCATAACCTTAGGAAATGGGCTTTcgataaaaaatgcaa CCCTAATGAGCCACCCaatgaagaaatataa
- a CDS encoding nucleolar preribosomal GTPase, putative (iprscan;InterPro:IPR014813 : GNL3L/Grn1 putative GTPase;Pfam:PF08701; score=8.7E-5;query 14-77;description=Guanine nucleotide-binding protein-like 3, N-terminal domain;~iprscan;InterPro:IPR027417 : P-loop containing nucleoside triphosphate hydrolase;Superfamily:SSF52540; score=4.06E-12;query 157-321;description=P-loop containing nucleoside triphosphate hydrolase): MVKLKKISKRRTLKQKYSIEKKVAAHKKKLKKIVKKTNIHNRRNKKNALKIADCIFKESILTNIKNAALSKKKKHRHEDDLCKEINIETLDDSTINNIKYELNILPDQNDDTDSIDIQNCNYTFQEYINLSYGIKIKLFENAKKQYYSKLNEKYIYIDNLLEVIKNTDIIFYLVDVRNPLIYLDKDIIDFIKMCKKEIIIILNKCDLVDKEITKQWLIYFRNYYITFPFICNIKNNAQYLQKQNNQTKNINTNHQNEQHNNNIGTYAENFDQNNTTYNIKQVLKNIINSDIKITYGVVGYIYTGRRSFMKTMLNEFNFVDSNNKQIDVNVDNNINIYTKCGLILKNNLEGIELIKKLHSLNNKEKLFFLSEFLLNLSGKNFINLFILLNENQICQDYKNLFANAMDKSQKKEIKKHIISKLLLIDIEKSLVNNNINFKNVTNIFNKIFLNKIPYYVIPKSQIMTPSNDQNNSANLILEQFPNITQQQIYPKVDNYILSKKNKFDTFIIIKSDKFNFYI; encoded by the coding sequence ATGGTTAAGCTGAAGAAAATAAGTAAAAGACGAACGCTGAAGCAAAAATATTCGATTGAAAAAAAGGTTGCTGCacataaaaagaaattaaaaaagattgtaaaaaaaacaaatatccATAATcgtagaaataaaaaaaacgctttaaaaatagcagactgtatatttaaagaaaGCATATTaactaatataaaaaatgcagcattaagtaaaaaaaaaaaacacagaCATGAAGATGATCTATGTAAAGAAATTAATATCGAAACTCTTGATGATTcaacaataaataatatcaaaTATGAACTGAATATTTTACCAGatcaaaatgatgataCTGATTCAATcgatatacaaaattgtaATTATACATTCCaggaatatataaatttaagttacggaataaaaatcaagctatttgaaaatgcaaaaaaacaatattattctaaacttaatgaaaaatatatatatattgataatttattagaAGTAATCAAAAATACtgacataattttttacctAGTTGATGTAAGAAATCcattgatatatttagaTAAAGACATAAttgattttattaaaatgtgtaaaaaagaaattattattattttaaataaatgcgATTTGGtagataaagaaataacAAAGCAAtggttaatatattttagaaaCTACTATATAActtttccatttatttgtaatatcaaaaataatgcccaatatttacaaaaacaaaataatcaaactaagaatataaataccAATCACCAAAATGAacaacataataataatatcgGAACTTATGCAGAAAATTTCgatcaaaataataccacttataatataaaacaagtcttaaaaaatataataaattcagATATCAAAATTACATATGGTGTTGttggatatatatacacaggTAGACGAAGCTTTATGAAAACGATGTTAAACGAATTCAACTTTGTAGACtctaataataaacaaatcgATGTTAAtgttgataataatattaatatatatactaaatgcggattaatattaaaaaataatttagaaGGCAttgaattaattaaaaaattacattcccttaataataaagaaaaattattttttttaagtgaattcttattaaatttaagcGGAAAgaattttatcaatttgtttattttattaaatgaaaatcaaATTTGTCAAGACTATAAAAATCTGTTTGCAAATGCTATGGATaaatcacaaaaaaaagaaataaaaaaacatatcaTATCTAAACTTCTTTTAATAGATATAGAGAAATCAttagtaaataataatattaattttaaaaatgttacaaatatttttaataaaatattcttaaataaaataccaTATTATGTAATACCAAAATCACAAATAATGACACCCTCTAatgatcaaaataattctGCAAATTTGATACTCGAACAATTTCCTAATATCACACAACAACAGATATATCCAAAAgttgataattatattctttcaaaaaaaaataaattcgatacctttattattataaagagcgacaaatttaatttctatatttaa
- a CDS encoding conserved protein, unknown function (term=annotation;date=20180503;qualifier=removed_product=conserved Plasmodium protein, unknown function;qualifier=added_product=conserved protein, unknown function;curatorName=ucb@sanger.ac.uk;~;query 1-6; ~;query 7-24; ~;query 25-236; ~tmhmm; query 1-237) has protein sequence MAYTMKGIFFYICLLCIITRNTVLNFNFNTELSKKNYLILKKSYIDCRNYNVINKDKIPIDVNHGEKLCDEDQFCNYFLINALKKELRLCYDKKFIIKRPVINESWVTAIKEKLLNKYAPSIVNTQGICNHSVEKYFFDSLNEAIKKGKEQMHNYMVLNFQAIEKEGPKLEAYFCETINYFVDREGYSVFDFKKIDNPHQSCLRTKKCGMRGSIQPDDSKYEENINPGDVIEATKF, from the exons atggCATATACTATGAaaggaatatttttttacatttgtctattatgcataataaCTAGAAATACG gTCTTaaatttcaattttaaCACCGAAttatctaaaaaaaattatttgatcTTGAAAA AGTCGTATATTGATTGTCGAAATTATAATG ttataaataaagacaaGATACCAATTGATGTAAACCATGGTGAAAAG CTATGTGATGAAGACCAGTTTTGCAACtactttttaattaatgcGTTGAAAAAAGAACTCCGATTATGTTATGATAAGaagtttattataaaacgCCCGGTCATCAATGAAtc ATGGGTAACAGCCATAAAAGAAAAGCTccttaataaatatgcccCTTCCATTGTTAATACACAAGGAATATGCAATCACAGtgttgaaaaatatttttttgattcaTTAAATGAggctataaaaaaagggaaG gAACAAatgcataattatatggtattaaattttcaagcaattgaaaaagaag GGCCAAAGCTTGAAGCATACTTTTGTGAAaccataaattattttgtggACAGAGAAGGATACTCCGtttttgattttaaaaaaattgataacCCACATCAGTCATGTTTAAGAACAAAGAAATGTGGAATGAGGGGATCG ATACAACCAGATGACAGCAAATATgaggaaaatataaacccAGGAGATGTTATCGAAGCTAcgaaattttaa
- a CDS encoding apicoplast TIC22 protein, putative (term=annotation;date=20120324;qualifier=removed_product=apicoplast TIC22 precursor, putative;qualifier=added_product=apicoplast tic22 protein, putative;qualifier=added_literature=pmid:19502580;qualifier=added_gene_name=tic22;curatorName=ucb@sanger.ac.uk;~term=annotation;date=20170420;qualifier=added_GO:0020011;qualifier=added_GO:0016021;qualifier=added_GO:0006457;curatorName=ucb@sanger.ac.uk;~pfam_scan;Pfam:PF04278.8; E()=1.1E-10;score=41.2;query 65-222;description=Tic22;~iprscan;InterPro:IPR007378 : Tic22-like;Pfam:PF04278; score=1.2E-10;query 65-222;description=Tic22-like): protein MYFLFLVFLFNALIEGIKINTSFKGHTLTGNNLILKRNLVGNRLCMFPNRFSIFFWKKKYHERPIDEKLSVIPVYIITNNNNSPYIFNEQDRQICYMFLCPYDAENMLNEIIKSNGMQNRNNIKLYNINMQKAYELIKEFMHLKKLENQNSDVKNNIVYWKLIPSKRQTQNAYVFLSYRKKSELVFPVFYVDGFYVNKDRANIVPLFFDIEDLRDTLNKKGVKNYKIKVLNFVDLIFSENHKSFGFVPSSKSLEYLDKLNKLGTRRSYF from the exons atgtatttcctttttttggTGTTCCTGTTTAATGCATTAATAGAaggtataaaaattaacacCAGTTTTAAGGGACATACATTAACAGGGAATAAtttgatattaaaaagaaacTTAGTTGGGAATAGATTGTGTATGTTCCCAAATCGATttagtatatttttttggaaaaagaaatatcaTGAAAGACCTAtagatgaaaaattaagtgTTATTcctgtatatataataactaataataataattcgccatacatatttaatgaaCAAGACAGGcaaatatgttatatgtTTTTGTGTCCATATGATGCcgaaaatatgttaaacgaaattataaaaagtaaTGGCATGCAAAAtcgaaataatataaagctatataatataaatatgcaaaaagcatatgaattaataaaggaatttatgcatttaaaaaaattagaaaaccAAAATAGtgatgtaaaaaataatattgtttaCTGGAAATTAATACCATCAAAAAGACAAACACAGAATGcctatgtttttttatcatatagaaaaaaaagcgaATTAGTATTTCCTGTTTTTTATGTAGATGgattttatgtaaataaagaTCGAGCAAATATTGTTCCTTTGTTTTTCGATATAGAAGATTTAAGAGATacattaaacaaaaaaggcgtaaaaaattataaaattaaagtgCTCAATTTTGTTGACTTGATATTCTCG gaAAATCACAAATCGTTTGGCTTTGTGCCCAGTTCCAAAAGCTTAGAGTATTTGGACAAGTTGAATAAATTGGGTACAAGAAGATCATACTTTTAG
- a CDS encoding conserved Plasmodium protein, unknown function (tmhmm; query 1-704; ~;query 682-703; ~;query 662-681; ~;query 1-661; ~pfam_scan;Pfam:PF13517.2; E()=6.7E-8;score=32.9;query 204-276;description=VCBS;~iprscan;Superfamily:SSF69318; score=2.51E-32;query 78-504;description=null;~iprscan;Pfam:PF13517; score=8.7E-8;query 204-276;description=null) → MIKCGKYIVILELLLVSLLYNLIKNISISNNDKTISSFVDAYNWNIMESWKSITPKEKLEYKVNYDLGLDIDAEIGDFGDYNSDVKTDLVLFKYDKATTVSTIYVYIFNQAKNKFVYHTETTLQGKIVNLMVVDLNFDGSLDVLVLFKDNSSKDKLYISTFIQNENNELEEKFNSKVKETANESISDLENQSFYFTNIHPLICDINNDGLPDLIAQQPDKTKSFSRFIWINDGKDGFKSILWEAIGLFEYTELSEISNPNSSAIVDLNGDCKADLVFTVLNKKNNKRIFLEIWINKIVDGKGRYVKAEEDYMLPANSNQVLFGDFNADGSIDLVVPTCVKSSSCNYCCTSDDKIYFIPNIQMKICDNSWTKNEENKCRLPSNLCSESDFEFAHKLSPDYISLLDDKDLHFSGDAHYPSYLSVGDVDDDGYLDLLVTLRNDKGQKFVRIYKNEQNTNNEHSHTDVRRFYNYYQFVTSTEESTPDIYNAAFFDIIENGILDVIIFGTYKTSNKVKKYSSVGFVRSNETDSLFLKSTALNGICVNDCYKDKDKMSTKTLGGNAHGPTFKITVIDANGTKSSKIGIQKSQSAHSPLQLPYVLFGLGRTSNYVEEFYVGMPTHQQSYYNMWVSIIPNSHIIVIPYPLEDSNKWQIQLSVNPSKKFYSIIYITLICLSVIGILIFILDRKEKVEDSKEEMGFKSHFVIG, encoded by the coding sequence ATGATAAAGTGCGGAAAATACATCGTAATACTGGAGCTTCTATTAGTATCGCTCCTATACAacttaattaaaaatatatcaatatcaaataatgataaaaccATATCATCGTTTGTTGATGCATATAATTGGAATATTATGGAAAGTTGGAAATCAATAACaccaaaagaaaaattagaaTATAAAGTAAACTATGATTTAGGGTTAGATATTGATGCCGAAATTGGAGATTTTGGAGATTATAATTCAGATGTAAAAACAGATttagttttatttaaatatgataaagcAACTACGGTTAGtactatatatgtatatatattcaaccaagctaaaaataaatttgtatatcatACAGAAACAACACTACAAGGGAAAATAGTTAATTTAATGGTTGTCgatttaaattttgatgGCTCCTTAGATGTATTAGTATTATTTAAAGATAATAGTTCAAaagataaattatatatatctacatttattcaaaatgaaaataatgaattagaagaaaaatttaattctAAAGTAAAAGAAACAGCAAATGAAAGTATATCCGATTTAGAAAATCaaagtttttattttacaaacaTACATCCATTAATTtgtgatataaataatgatggcTTACCAGACTTAATAGCTCAACAACCcgataaaacaaaatcatTTTCCAGATTTATATGGATAAATGATGGTAAAGATGGATTTAAAAGTATACTATGGGAAGCTATTGgattatttgaatatacAGAATTAAGTGAAATTAGTAATCCAAATTCAAGTGCTATAGTAGATCTAAATGGTGATTGTAAAGCTGATTTAGTTTTTACTGttctaaataaaaaaaataataaaagaatctTCTTAGAAATATGGATCAACAAAATTGTTGATGGAAAAGGCCGTTATGTAAAAGCGGAAGAAGATTATATGTTACCAGCTAATTCAAATCAAGTTCTTTTTGGAGATTTTAATGCAGATGGATCAATAGATCTGGTTGTACCAACTTGTGTTAAAAGTTCATCATGTAATTATTGTTGTACTAgtgatgataaaatatattttattccaaatatacaaatgaaaatatgtgATAATTCATggacaaaaaatgaagaaaataaatgtcGATTACCTTCTAATTTATGTTCAGAAAGTGATTTTGAATTTGCACACAAATTATCACCtgattatatttcattattagaTGATAAAgatttacatttttctgGTGATGCACACTATCCAAGTTATTTAAGTGTCGGAGATGTTGATGATGATGGTTATTTAGATTTGCTTGTTACATTAAGAAATGATAAAGGACAAAAATTTGTTcgaatttataaaaacgaacaaaatacaaataatgaacATAGTCATACAGATGTTAGacgtttttataattactaTCAATTTGTTACCTCAACAGAAGAATCAACAcctgatatatataatgctgcattttttgatataattGAAAATGGTATATTAgatgtaataatatttggaacatataaaacgagtaataaagtaaaaaaatattcatctGTTGGTTTTGTACGTAGTAATGAAACTGATTCATTGTTCTTAAAATCAACAGCATTAAATGGTATATGTGTTAATGATTGTTATAAagataaagataaaatgtCAACCAAAACTTTAGGAGGTAATGCTCATGGCCCTACATTTAAAATTACAGTCATAGATGCTAATGGAACAAAATCAAGTAAAATTGGAATACAAAAAAGTCAATCAGCTCATTCACCACTTCAATTACCTTATGTCCTATTTGGTCTAGGCAGAACAAGTAATTATGTTGAAGAATTTTATGTTGGTATGCCAACACATCAACAGTCCTACTATAATATGTGGGTTTCTATTATCCCTAATTCacatattattgttatacCATATCCCTTGGAAGATTCAAATAAATGGCAAATACAACTTTCCGTTAACCcatcaaaaaaattctattctattatttatataacccTCATATGTTTGTCCGTAATAGGtattcttatatttattctcGATCGTAAGGAGAAAGTCGAGGACTCAAAAGAAGAAATGGGTTTCAAAAGTCACTTTGTCATtggttaa